The DNA region TATAGACTACGCCTCCTCGGCAGAGGCTACGCCCAGCTTGTGGCAAGGCTATACCTGCCCGCCTTTGCCGCGCTCGCGGCGGTGTACCTACTCCCCATGCCGCTGTTGAGCTACTCTACAAGGTCCGTGCTGGAGACGGTGCTGACCTTCATCCCCAACCTGCTGATAATCGCAGCAGTCTCTGGCACCGCGTTTACCCTGGGATCGCCACCAGCGAGGGAGGCGCTTAAGCTCCTCGCACGGCTCGTAAAATAAAAGGTAAAGTCGGACAAGTTACATGCAGTGTCAAGAGATTAAGGTGGAACGGCCCTGGCCTCCCAACCAGGTGAAGGCCCACCGCTTCGTCGTATACGACGTATTTGAGCCGCCCGACGTGGGCTTCGACCAGCACATCATAAGGGTTGTGGGGAGGGTCGAGAAGCCGCTAGAGATACCGCTTAAGGAGCTGGCCTCGAAGTATCCGTGCGTAGACCTCGTGGCGCCGTTCCACTGCGTCACGGGGTGGTCTGTGGAGAAGGTAGTGTGGAGGGGGGTACAGGTCAAGGCCCTCCTCGAAGAGGCGAGGCCCTACGGACCCTACGCCCTGGCCTGGGGCATAGACGGCTACAGCGCCTCTCTGCCGATAGAGGCTTTGTGGGAGGAGAACACAATCATCGCGTGGACCATGAACGGGGAACCCCTGCCCAAGAAGCACGGCGCCCCCGCCAGGCTGGTGGTGCCCACTCGATACGCGTGGAAGAGCGTGAAGTACTTCGGCGCGCTTGAGGTCGTGGACGACCCAGTGCCGGGATACTGGGAGATGTCCGGCTACTCTCTCAACGCTGACCCGTGGCGGGAGGAGCGTTTTGATTTTGGACGGCCCCAGATGAGGGGTAGGCGCGTAACTTTTTAAAGCCGGCTGGGGTAGTCCCGTGGGTTTGCTGTCGGGCAAAGTCGCGGTGGTCACGGGTGGGGCTAGGGGCATCGGCGCCGCCATCGCCTACAAGCTGGGGGCTGAGGGCGCCTCTGTGGTTATAGCAGACGTGGATGAAGAGGCTGGGGCTTATCGCGAGCGCTGGCTCCGCTCAAATGGAGTCAACGCGCTGTTCATCAAAGCGGACGTGTCGAAGGAGGGGGAGGTGGCGTCTTTGTTTCGGAAAGTGGAGGAGAAATTTGGCCGCTTAGACGCGCTGATCAACAACGCAGGTGTGGCCAACTTCAAGGACTTTTTCGAAGAGACACTGGAGGATTGGTACAAGGTTATCGACACGAACCTAACTGGGCCTTACCTCTGTTCTAAGTACGCGGCGAAGATAATGGCTAAGAACAACGGCGGTGTCATCATCAACATCGCCTCCACGAGGGCTTTCCAGTCGGAGCCGAACACTGTCCCTTACTCCGCCTCCAAGGGCGGCCTAATTGCCATGACCCACGCGCTTGCCGTCACGCTGGCGAAGTATAGGATTAGGGTGGTGGCTGTGTCGCCGGGGTGGGTCGACACAAGCGCCTGGCAGTTCCCCCCTCGGAGCCCTGCGCTGACCCGGCTGGACCACCTGCAACACCCAGCGGGGAGGGTGGGTGACCCCATGGACGTCGCCAACTTGGTGGCCTTCCTAGCCTCCGATCACGCCTCGTGGATAACTGGGGTTAATATAACCATAGACGGGGGGATGACCGTGAAGATGATATACCTCGACGATGTCGTGATTTCGGAAGCGGCTACTGTGCTTACAGGAGACGCAGAGTTAGGGGCTTTGCTGAAGGATGTGCTGGCTAATTGGGAGAGAATAGGCGTTAGGGTAAAGGAGGTGCTCAGAAGGGCTCTTGAATAGCCGCCTAACGCTACGTATTTGCGCACCGGAGTACTACGTATATACGCTGACTGAGTGGATTAAGTACATAAGGCCGACGCTGGAGGAGCTGGGGGTATCGGTAGACGTATCTGTGGGCAGGTGCGGCTCCGTAGTCTTGGTGATCTGTGGACGCACCTACGAGGGCCTCCCCGACAACGAGGGCGCCCTCTTGGAGCTTATCCTCAGCGTTGCTGAGAAGTGCGGCAACCGCCTAGACGCGCGTGGCTAGCCACTCGTCTGCCCTGGCTAAGGCCTCTGCCAGTTGTTGAAAGGCGGGGTCACGGGCGATTCTGAACAACCTCATCCTCCCCACCTGCCTAGCCTCCACCACGCCGTAGTCTATAAGCTGTTCTAGTTGCTGGATAACTGTTTGGTGAGCCGCGCCTACCTTCTCCACGAGGGCCGCCATATTCATCTCGCCGTGCCTCCACAAGGTGAGGATTATCTTGACCTTGGTTTGAGAGCCTAAAACCTTGTCAATCACGGAGTGAAAAAAGGAGGGTTTATTTCTTCTTTCCTACCAGTCTATAGACCTTTATACCCGTATAAGGCGACTTGGCCACTGCGAACATCATCGGCCCACGCGCAGTCTCCTTCGCCACCACTTCGTATTGATCCGTTTCAAAGGACTTCTTCGCCTTGATGTCGTAGAACCTTAGCTTCTGTTTAGACATGCGTTATATTCCACAACGCCTTTTATATTCGGCGTTTATTGTCACATATATTGAAACATTTTGGCTACCGCGTATAAATCCAGCGCCGTGGCGTCAGTCGTGTATGTTTTAACTAAGTCCTACAACTCGTTGCCCCTAGGCGACGGGTGCCTTAGGCTAGTGGGAGACATCCCCCTTTTGGTTGGTGAAAGGTGTAGAGGCAGATATCTAGTAGTGGAGAAGGGGAGAGGGGTGCGTGCGGCAACCGGCCAGGCGGCTGGAAGCGTGGTGTACGTGGCGTCGGGACCGCCTAGGAAGGTGGTCGTGGGGGAAGGTGTGCTGAGGATTGAAGACGGCCTTGACTTATTTGATGATTTTGTCAAAAAGGGGCTGTGGAGAGAGCTGGAGTCGGCCTTCTTTGCGGCAGTTGCGAGGTACGCCTCTCGTTGTATCTACTGCACAGCCCTCGCCGAGGCCACCTTCTTGACGCCTCCGCACCCGCGGCGCGGTAGCGGTATGTTTGTAGAGGTCGTGAGACAAGCCAAAACCTACAGAGTGCTGGTCGTATCTGCCCCTGGCCACTCAGACGTTTTCAAGAGAGAGGTGGAGAGGCTTTTCCGCCTATCAGCGCATATATATGCAATAAGGCTGGGTATCCCCCTAGACGCCCCTCTAGATCTTTATGCCCAGTCCCGCCCCGTCGCGGCGAAGCCCGCACATGTCGTGAAGCTGGCGGAGACCAAGCTAGCCGTGTGGGGGCATGCTTGAGAATAGTTATTAATGGAAGGAAAAAGTTATTAATGGAAGGAAAATTATGTATTTATGTGGCGGGTGGCCATAACGATAGCTGGACTTGACTCCGGCGGCGGCGCCGGGATACACGCCGATATAAAGACCTTCGCCGCCATGGGCGTCCACGGGACCACGGCTCTTACCTGCGTTACGGCCCAAAACACCTACGAGGTCAGGGAGGCCCAGTGCCTTGCGCCGTCTCTCGTGAGGTCTCAGATAATGGCGGTTTGGGACGACATGGGGATAGACGCGGGGAAAACCGGCATGCTGGGCACAAGGGAGATAATAGAAGAGGTGGCCTCCACCGTGTCTAAGCTGGGGTTCCCCCTCGTCGTTGACCCCGTAATGGTGGCAAAGTCCGGCGCGCCCTTAATCTCAGACGACGCCGTGGACGTGCTTAGGCGGAGGCTCCTCCCAGTGGCCAAAGTGGTTACCCCCAACAGGCCGGAGGCGGAGAGGCTCACAGGCATGAAAATCGCCTCCGAGAAGGACGCGGAGAGGGCTGCCGAGTATATAAACAAGGAGTACGGGACAGAAGTCGTGGTGGTTAAGGGGGGCCACCTTGAAGGCGCCGAGGCTGTCGACGTCGTGTACTACAAGGGGTCCTTCCACAAGTTCTCCACGCCCCGCCTGGAGTCCCGCGCCACCCACGGGACAGGCTGTGCCTACTCGGCGGCCATAGCCGCGGCGCTGGCCAAGGGCCTCGACCCCCTGGAGGCCATCAAGACGGCGAAGAGGTTTATCTACACGGCGATTAAATACGGCGTGTCCAGGGGCAAGGGGCACTGGCCTGTGAACCCCACGGCGTGGGTGGAGATCCCGGCGGAGAGGTGGAGGGCCGCGCAAGAGCTCAACGCGGCGCTGGACTTAATACGGAGAAATGCCGCGGTCTTCGCCAAGGCGATACCCGAAGTCCAGTCTAATATAGGGTATGTGATCGACCCCCGCTACGCCGAGGGGCCGGGCGACATCGTTGCCGTCCCGGGGCGGATCGTAAACTACATGGGCGAGGCGAGGCCATCGGGCCCGCCTACCTTCGGTGCCAGTAGCCACACGGCTAGGAAGATATTGGCCTTCGTGAAAAAAGGCGCTGAGGTGAGGGCGGCCATGAACATAAGATACTCCCCCCACTTGGTAGAGAAGGCCAAATCCCTGGGCTTCAGGGTGGCTGTGGTGGATCGCCGCAAGGAGCCGGAGGAGGTTAAGCAAGTCGAGGGCGGCTCCATGGCCTGGGTGGTAGGGGAGGCCCTATCCCAAACGGGCGGAGCGCCGCCAGACATCATAGCAGACCTCGGCGACTGGGGGAAGGAGCCCCAGATCACGATCCTCGGCAGAAGTCCCGTTGAGGTGGTCGAGAAGGCCCTGCGCCTACTTACCTAGCTTTTTCAACTCTGCGAGCAAGGGGATTTCCCTAAGCATTTCATCTGTTACGTACTCCCAGAAGATGCCGGCGGGCTTCTTGTCAACCCTATTGACATGTATTACGCGCATCGGCGTTGTAATGACGTCGACGGGGAGGTCGAAGGGCTCCCGCGGGATATCGTCTTCTACCAGTTGCACGTCGTGGATCGTGGTTGCGATGGGCGTGTCCTCGCCTGCCTTGCCTAAGGCTGTTAAGATGCCCCACTCTATTTCGGCGTAGCCGTGGGATTTGCCGAGCCGCCGGCCGGTGGTGGGATTGACCGCCACCGAGCCGATTATCACCAGGTCTACGCGGGGGAGATCCCAGGGCTTTACTGGCCTCCCCCACTTGAAGGCGCCTCCGATTGTAGACGCCTCGCGGTAGGCGCTTTTGGGGATAAGGGCTGGGTCTAGGAAAAGGAATCCCTCCCTGATTCTCGGAGTCGGCATAATTAGCTTCTTCCCGGCGGCGAGGGCGGCCTCGCGGCAGGGCCTCTGCGGCGCGTCGGGATTTACCTTAACCACGGCGGCTTTGGCAAAGACGTCCAGTCTTGCCAAATTCTCGCATGCTTTCTCGGCCCCCCTGAAGTTAGGTATTCGACCGTACACGGGTCGGGGGAAAGCCGCCACTCCACGCTCCTCCATGAGGCGCCATATCCTCTCACGTATGGCCATTTTGACATCCTTAACCACAGGTGCTGGGGAAAATAATTTTTAAAGGCTTTAAGAATAGACGTGGCTGGGTGGAGGGCTGTTGTACTTGCACTGCTCGCCTCCGCCTTGGCGCTGGCCGCATCCAACGCCGTGGCCTTGTACCTCGATGGCACCATTGACGGAACCGCAGTTACCCTAGCCCGAGCGGCGCTGGCGGATGCCCAAAGCCGCGGGTTACCTCTCGTGGTGGTTATCAATACCTACGGGGGTTTCCTTGCCCCAATGGATCAAATTGTGGAGCTGTTCTTAAACGCGGGGGTTCCGGTATATGCCTACGTGCCGGAGGGGGGCAAGGCCGTTTCGGCGGGGGCCTTCGTGGCCATGGCGGCTAGGAGGATCTACATGGCGCCCACCGCCGAGATAGGCGCCGCCGAGCCTAGGCCGCCTGACCCCAAGGTGGTGAACTACGCCGCGGCCCGGATGAGGGCGCTGGCGTCTGCCAAGTGGAACGACTCCAGGGTGGACATAGCCGAGTCTTTTGTCAGGGAGAACAAGGTGCTCACAGGAGCGGAGGCCGTTAAGCTGGGAATCGCTGAGCCACTGCCGTCGGGAGGCTGGGTTTTTGTCGCCGAGTACCGGAGGGACCCCCTCTCCAGCCTCCTAAACGCCTTGTCTGATCCCGCGGTGATATCGCTACTGCTCCTGCTGGGCGTCGTGTTCATTGGCTACGAGCTCCTAGCCGGCGGCTTCCAAGGCGTCGGCGTAGTCGGGGGGCTTTTACTAGTGCTCGCCCTCTACCTCTTGGGCCAGCTGGGCTCTGAGTGGCTCTGGGCGGCGCTGGCCATCGGCGGGGCTACGCTCATCGCCGCGGAGATCTTCGCCGGCCACGGCGCCTTCGCCGCCACTGGTCTGGCCCTCTTCGGCCTCTCCCTATACTTCGCAAGCGTCAGCCAGCCCTACTACCAGCTCCAAGGCGCCTCCTACGCCCTGTCCTCCTTGGCCGCGCTGGGCGCCTTGGCCGTGGCCTACCTGGGCTATAAGGTGAGGCAGGCGATGCGGAGAAAGCCGCTTAACTACAAGGCACAGCTGGTGGGGGCCTTGGGGGTCGCCAAGACTGAGATAAGGCCGGGTCAGCCGGGGGTGGCGTACGTGGCGGAGGAGGAGTGGACAGCTGTCTCAGACGAGGAGATAAAGCCAGGGGAGAGGGTGGTGGTGGAGGGCGTTGAGGGCCTCACCTTAATGGTTAAAAAGGCCAAGTCTGCATAGGTTATGCTTCTCCAGGCGGAGATAGTCGCCGCCATCCTGGGGATTATAATAGCGGTAATCGCGTTGGCAATACTCGCGAGCTCGATTAGGGTGGTGCCCGAGTTCAGGCGTCTCGTGGTGTTCCGCCTGGGCCGCCTCGTAGGGATCAGGGGCCCAGGCCTAGTTTTCCTAATCCCGGTCATAGACCAAGCATATGTGGTAGACCTGAGAGAGCAGGTAATAGACGTGACTAAGCAGACGTGCATCACGAAGGACAACGCCCCCGTCGACATCGACTTGTTGATATACCTCAAGGTGGTGGACCCGGAGAAGGTCATCACCCAGGTCCAAGACTTTAGGCAA from Pyrobaculum arsenaticum DSM 13514 includes:
- a CDS encoding ArsR/SmtB family transcription factor, with the translated sequence MIDKVLGSQTKVKIILTLWRHGEMNMAALVEKVGAAHQTVIQQLEQLIDYGVVEARQVGRMRLFRIARDPAFQQLAEALARADEWLATRV
- a CDS encoding bifunctional hydroxymethylpyrimidine kinase/phosphomethylpyrimidine kinase is translated as MWRVAITIAGLDSGGGAGIHADIKTFAAMGVHGTTALTCVTAQNTYEVREAQCLAPSLVRSQIMAVWDDMGIDAGKTGMLGTREIIEEVASTVSKLGFPLVVDPVMVAKSGAPLISDDAVDVLRRRLLPVAKVVTPNRPEAERLTGMKIASEKDAERAAEYINKEYGTEVVVVKGGHLEGAEAVDVVYYKGSFHKFSTPRLESRATHGTGCAYSAAIAAALAKGLDPLEAIKTAKRFIYTAIKYGVSRGKGHWPVNPTAWVEIPAERWRAAQELNAALDLIRRNAAVFAKAIPEVQSNIGYVIDPRYAEGPGDIVAVPGRIVNYMGEARPSGPPTFGASSHTARKILAFVKKGAEVRAAMNIRYSPHLVEKAKSLGFRVAVVDRRKEPEEVKQVEGGSMAWVVGEALSQTGGAPPDIIADLGDWGKEPQITILGRSPVEVVEKALRLLT
- a CDS encoding 5-formyltetrahydrofolate cyclo-ligase, with protein sequence MVKDVKMAIRERIWRLMEERGVAAFPRPVYGRIPNFRGAEKACENLARLDVFAKAAVVKVNPDAPQRPCREAALAAGKKLIMPTPRIREGFLFLDPALIPKSAYREASTIGGAFKWGRPVKPWDLPRVDLVIIGSVAVNPTTGRRLGKSHGYAEIEWGILTALGKAGEDTPIATTIHDVQLVEDDIPREPFDLPVDVITTPMRVIHVNRVDKKPAGIFWEYVTDEMLREIPLLAELKKLGK
- a CDS encoding molybdopterin-dependent oxidoreductase, whose amino-acid sequence is MQCQEIKVERPWPPNQVKAHRFVVYDVFEPPDVGFDQHIIRVVGRVEKPLEIPLKELASKYPCVDLVAPFHCVTGWSVEKVVWRGVQVKALLEEARPYGPYALAWGIDGYSASLPIEALWEENTIIAWTMNGEPLPKKHGAPARLVVPTRYAWKSVKYFGALEVVDDPVPGYWEMSGYSLNADPWREERFDFGRPQMRGRRVTF
- a CDS encoding NfeD family protein — protein: MAGWRAVVLALLASALALAASNAVALYLDGTIDGTAVTLARAALADAQSRGLPLVVVINTYGGFLAPMDQIVELFLNAGVPVYAYVPEGGKAVSAGAFVAMAARRIYMAPTAEIGAAEPRPPDPKVVNYAAARMRALASAKWNDSRVDIAESFVRENKVLTGAEAVKLGIAEPLPSGGWVFVAEYRRDPLSSLLNALSDPAVISLLLLLGVVFIGYELLAGGFQGVGVVGGLLLVLALYLLGQLGSEWLWAALAIGGATLIAAEIFAGHGAFAATGLALFGLSLYFASVSQPYYQLQGASYALSSLAALGALAVAYLGYKVRQAMRRKPLNYKAQLVGALGVAKTEIRPGQPGVAYVAEEEWTAVSDEEIKPGERVVVEGVEGLTLMVKKAKSA
- a CDS encoding SDR family oxidoreductase, coding for MGLLSGKVAVVTGGARGIGAAIAYKLGAEGASVVIADVDEEAGAYRERWLRSNGVNALFIKADVSKEGEVASLFRKVEEKFGRLDALINNAGVANFKDFFEETLEDWYKVIDTNLTGPYLCSKYAAKIMAKNNGGVIINIASTRAFQSEPNTVPYSASKGGLIAMTHALAVTLAKYRIRVVAVSPGWVDTSAWQFPPRSPALTRLDHLQHPAGRVGDPMDVANLVAFLASDHASWITGVNITIDGGMTVKMIYLDDVVISEAATVLTGDAELGALLKDVLANWERIGVRVKEVLRRALE
- the cc1 gene encoding DNA-binding protein CC1, which produces MSKQKLRFYDIKAKKSFETDQYEVVAKETARGPMMFAVAKSPYTGIKVYRLVGKKK